In Natronococcus sp. AD-5, the genomic window ACCGCCGACCCCGCTATCGACTCGTCGAGTGCCGACGTCGCGAGGAATCTGACGCTGATTCCGGAACGCGATTCGATCACGCGACCGGGAGCACTACGAAGTGATACGCCACACCGGCGGCCATCGCCGCGGCCAGCGTTCGGAACATGCCCTGGTCGAACAGAAAGACGAGGACGAAGGAGCCGACCGCGATGAGCACCGCGGCGAGGTCGATCGTCTCGAGGACGGGCACGAGCAGCGACATCCCGTACTCGTCGTAGGTTCGGAGCTCCCCGAAGAGGACGTGGAGCGCGAACCAGAGGGCGAGGTTCAGGATGACGCCGACGACGGCGGCGGTGATCGCCGACAGCGCCGCCGAGAGCGACTCCCGACCGCGGAGGTACTCGATGTAGGGCGCCCCGAGGAAGATAAAGAGGAAGCAGGGGACGAACGTGACCCAGGTGACGACGACCGATCCAAGCACGCCGGCGACGAGCGGGTCGAGCCCGCCGGGGTTCCGGTAGGCGCCCATGAAGCCGACGAACTGGACGACCTGGATCAGCGGACCGGGGGTCGTCTCGGCCATTCCGAGCCCGTCGATCATCTCGCCGGGCTCGAGCCAGCCGTATGTGACGACGGCCTCCTGGGCGATGTAGGCGAGGACGGCGTACGCGCCGCCGAAGACGACGACTGCGACCTGGCTGAAGAAGATCCCCTCCCGAACGAAGATGTGATCCGAGCCGAGGGCGACGTACATTGCCGACAGCGGAGCGAACCAGAGCGTGAGCCAGATCGCGGCCACCCTGATCGCCCTGCCGGTCGACGGACGGGCGGGCGCCGCCTCGACCGCGGCGTCGATGACGGCGCCGCTCTCGTCGTCGGCGTCGTGACCCGTGGTAACGGTGAAAGCGTCCGGGAACGCGCGGTAACCGAGGACGCCGACGATCGCCGCCGCGAGGACGATGAACGGAAACAGGACGTCGAAGACGAAGATCCCGACGAACGCCCCGACCGCGATGGCGACCATGAACGCGTTCTCGAGCGCTCGCTCGCCGATTCGGATCACCGCTTCGACGACGATGGCGAGCACCGCCGCCTGGAGGCCGAAGAAGATCGCCTCGACCGCCGTCAGCTCCCCGAACTCGGCGTAGAGCACGCTGAGGAGGAGGATGGAGACGAATCCGGGGAGGATGAAGAGCGTTCCGGCGACGAGCCCGCCTTTCGTCCGGTGGAGCAACCAGCCGACGTAGGTCGCGAGCTGCTGGGCCTCCGGCCCGGGTAACAGCATGGTGTAGTTCATCGCGTGGAGGAATCGCCGCTCGCTGATCCAGCGCTTTCGGGAGACGAGCAGCTTGTGCATCACGGCGATCTGGCCGGCCGGCCCGCCGAAGCTGTACGCGGCGACCTGCACCCAGACCCACACCGCCTCGCGAAAGGAGACGTCGCGGCTCGAGACGCCCGTCGCAGCGGCCGCCGAATCGGTCGGCGTCTCCTTATCGACCCCGTCCTCGGTCATCGGTCGCCACTTCAGTTCGGAACGACGTATACGTTCGAGTAGCCGCTCGCGTTTCACTCGCGAACGGGGCTACGAGCGCC contains:
- the chrA gene encoding chromate efflux transporter, which codes for MTEDGVDKETPTDSAAAATGVSSRDVSFREAVWVWVQVAAYSFGGPAGQIAVMHKLLVSRKRWISERRFLHAMNYTMLLPGPEAQQLATYVGWLLHRTKGGLVAGTLFILPGFVSILLLSVLYAEFGELTAVEAIFFGLQAAVLAIVVEAVIRIGERALENAFMVAIAVGAFVGIFVFDVLFPFIVLAAAIVGVLGYRAFPDAFTVTTGHDADDESGAVIDAAVEAAPARPSTGRAIRVAAIWLTLWFAPLSAMYVALGSDHIFVREGIFFSQVAVVVFGGAYAVLAYIAQEAVVTYGWLEPGEMIDGLGMAETTPGPLIQVVQFVGFMGAYRNPGGLDPLVAGVLGSVVVTWVTFVPCFLFIFLGAPYIEYLRGRESLSAALSAITAAVVGVILNLALWFALHVLFGELRTYDEYGMSLLVPVLETIDLAAVLIAVGSFVLVFLFDQGMFRTLAAAMAAGVAYHFVVLPVA